The genomic interval TCCTGGAAAAAAGCACAGGAAGATGGTGTGAAGCCTATGAAAACAGAGGATGCTTTGAAAGGTGCCGATATAGTTATCTTCCTTGTCCCTGACATGGTACAGAGAAAGATATATGCTGAAAAGGTAAAACCTGTACTTAAGCCGGGAATGGATCTGGTCTTTGCCCATGGGTTTAATATACACTACAAGCTAATACAGCCCCCTGAAAACGTTGATGTTTACATGGCAGCACCCAAGGCGCCGGGCCCTTCTGTGAGGGAATTCTTTGTTAAGGGCGGCGGCGTTCCTGTTCTTGTGGGCGTAAATCAGGATTACTCGGGGCAGGCACTGCAAAAGGCGCTTGCAATTGCCAAAGGCTTGGGGGCTACAAAGGCAGGTGTCCTTGAAACAACTTTTAAGGAAGAAACGGAAACCGACCTTATGGGAGAGCAGCTGGACCTGGTCGGAGGCTTGACTGCAATGCTGCGTGCTACCTTCCACACAATAGTAGACCTTGGATACCGCCCGGAAATGGCATATTTCGAAGCTATAAACGAAATGAAATTGATTACAGACCAGATATACGAGAAAGGATTATCCGGGATGTTGCGGGCTGTTTCAGATACCGCAAAGTATGGTGGGCTTACTGTAGGCACATATGTGATAAATGATGATGTGAAGAAAAGAATGAAGGAAAAAGCTGAGAGGATAAAAAGCGGGAAATTTGCCGATGAATGGATAGAAGAGTATGATGAGGGTTCTAAAAATCTTGCTTCCCTGATGGATGACCTTGACAATTCACTGGAGGAGCAGGTTGGAAGGGAACTGAGAGAAATTGTATTGAGGGGGCAGCCGAAAAAATAATTTTCTTTTTTATATTATAAACAGAAGGAGCAGTATTGCCATTCCTATTATTATGGCGGTAAATACAAAAAGTTCTGTCGTCCTTGAATAATATTTATTATTGTCTATATCCTTTTCATTGGAATAATATTCATAGAAGCCATATCCAATGGTTATAATCCCGACAATTATCATAACCTCCCCGGCAATTAATGAGGTGCTGAAGGATGAGGTTGGCTTATTCTCAAGGGCGTGCAGGAATATAACAAATTTTGCTATTACAAACCCGAAACCCATTAATGAGATGCCTGTCCTCATCCATGCCAGAAATGTTCGTTTGTTGGCAAAATGATCTGTATCGGATGACATTCTCATTACATAACACTGGATGATATAACATTTATTATAAATTTTTTAATGAATCCTGTTCACTATCATTGCTGGGGAAAAGCCCTTCAGAGAGATTTGCTTCCTTTAAATAATCAAACAGGTTATAGTATATCTTCCTTTTTTTGCCTAACATATTGAATGTTTTAAAATTAAAGCAGAGTGAACATGCTGTAATACTGGATTCAAGAAAATAGCATTTTCCTGCCCTGTTAAAAACACATTCCTGTTCTATGCTTCCATCTGCCATGTATCATTATAATTGTACAGGGTTATTAAATATTTTCTAAACAGATACACGTTTGCCTGAGGACGTAAGTTTTGTCCTTCCGAATTCGTCCATAGATTTCAATTTCTCAATGGAAAATACAGGGCCGTCACGGCATACCTGGAATCCATTTATGGAACAGGAATCACACAGCCCTATGCCGCATTTCATTGACCTTTCCAGGGAAAACTGGCAATTCACTTTCATGCCCTTAAGGTAATTTAACACCGAAAACATCATAATTTCGGGGCCACAGACATAGACCATATCAAAACTTTCAATATCAAGTCCATCCATTGCTGTTGCTACAAAGCCTTTCTTTCCCATAGACCCGTCATCTGTAACAATATGCAGCTTTTCCTTTTTAAATTTAGAACTGAAAAGTATGTCATTCCCTGTTTTCCCTGAAATTATTCCTGTTGTATCTTCATCAATCAAAGGTATCAGGGATGCAATTCCGCTTCCAGCACCTATTAGCAGTTTTTTCCCCTGAACTACATCATAGCCATTACCATAAATCCCATCATAAAATAATTTATCACCGGGTTTCAATCCCGCAAGATATGCAGAAGCTTCTCCGTATATCTTTACTGTAATACTCTTTATCTGTGAAACAGATGAAAAAGATAATGGTATATAGTTAATACGGGGAGCCCATGCCATGATAAATTGCCCGGGCTTTATTTTTATATCATCCTCAAAAGTCAGGGTGTTTACATCCCGTGATTCCCTTATGTTCTCTTTAATTGTGAAATATTTCATTCTATGGCCACCCCCACAAGTTCCTCAATATTATCTATTGAATTTGCCTCCATGTATGATTCCAGTTCCTTTGTTAGATTTGCAAATATTCCAATTCCTGCCTGTGAAATTGCTGACCCTATCTGCACTGCCGATGCACCAGCCATAATATATTCCAGTGCATCCTCGAAATTATTAATGCCACCCACACCTATAATAGTTTTTCCTGTTTCCTTTTTAACTTCGTATACGTATCTGATGCCAACAGGTTTTATAGATTTCCCACTGAGACCGCCATATATATTGCTCAACACAGCTTTCCCTGTATTTATATCAATTTTCATTGCCTTTATAGTATTTATAAGTACATATCCATCAGCCTTTCCAGCAGCAATTGCCTGTTCCAGCATGTCAGAGGTATTCGGCGATAGTTTTGCATATACAGGTATATTAATCCGGGATTTTACCGCTGACACTATTGCAGAAACAAGTTCCGGGTCTGAGCCGACTTCCGTCCCATATCCTTTTACATGGGGGCATGAAAGGTTAAGCTCAACTGCTGATGCGCCATATGCCTGCATTTTTCCTGCTAACATTGCAAATTCTTCTGGGGTTTGCCCGAATATACTTCCTATTACAGGTTTGCCAGAAGATGTGGCTATTTTTATTTCCTGCCCGTAATTTTCTATGCCTGGATTTGAAAGCCCGATTGCATTGATTACAGAACGGCCATCGCTGTAAATTACAGGAGGGTCAAAACCTTTTCTTTCTTCGGAACCGATAGATTTGGTAACTGCGGCTCCGGCACCATTTTCGAGAATTCTTTTTATAGTGTAGCCATTTGCGTCAAGTATTCCTGAAGCAAGGATAAAGGGGTTGCCCGCACCTATGCCTATATCTGGCTTTAATTTCATATATATTCAGTATTTATTCTTTATATCTAAATTATTCTAATCCATCAAATCTGGTGGAAAATTCTGTAGCTGGACTGAGTTTTTAATTGGAAATCCCCTGGCACTATAGGCGAGTGTGTATGGTAGCATTATTTCCTTATCCGTGAGATACATATTCCCGCCTTTTTCTGCAAAATAAATACATGTGTCTATATACCGGTATTTCATGGCAATATTCTGGGTAAATTCCAGATACTTTGCTATGCGCTTAAATGTAAGATTGTTGTTTACAACAACCACAGAAGCACCATTTATTATGGTATCCATGAGATCACTTTCTGTTTCCGGGTAATTCATTACTGTCAGTTCGAAAAATTTCGCAAGTTCCTCATATAGTTTTAGATTTAAGTACCTGTTTTTCAATGCATCGTAATCTATCACAAATATTAAATCAACCTTTAACTGCAGAATCTGGTATATGTTTTCATAATTTGCTACCTTTCTGTCCTTAATTGTTACGCAGTACACGCCATAATATGATACCAAACAATATTAATATTTTTGTCAGAGTCCAGATTTTAAGTTTAAATTCAACATAGAACAGGTACAGTGGCAAAATAGATAAAAATAA from Ferroplasma acidiphilum carries:
- the ilvC gene encoding ketol-acid reductoisomerase yields the protein MSKVLGKVYTENDADLKYVKDKNIAVLGYGSQGRAWVLNLLDSGLNVKLGLEREGNSWKKAQEDGVKPMKTEDALKGADIVIFLVPDMVQRKIYAEKVKPVLKPGMDLVFAHGFNIHYKLIQPPENVDVYMAAPKAPGPSVREFFVKGGGVPVLVGVNQDYSGQALQKALAIAKGLGATKAGVLETTFKEETETDLMGEQLDLVGGLTAMLRATFHTIVDLGYRPEMAYFEAINEMKLITDQIYEKGLSGMLRAVSDTAKYGGLTVGTYVINDDVKKRMKEKAERIKSGKFADEWIEEYDEGSKNLASLMDDLDNSLEEQVGRELREIVLRGQPKK
- a CDS encoding YidH family protein, whose amino-acid sequence is MSSDTDHFANKRTFLAWMRTGISLMGFGFVIAKFVIFLHALENKPTSSFSTSLIAGEVMIIVGIITIGYGFYEYYSNEKDIDNNKYYSRTTELFVFTAIIIGMAILLLLFII
- a CDS encoding dihydroorotate dehydrogenase electron transfer subunit — translated: MKYFTIKENIRESRDVNTLTFEDDIKIKPGQFIMAWAPRINYIPLSFSSVSQIKSITVKIYGEASAYLAGLKPGDKLFYDGIYGNGYDVVQGKKLLIGAGSGIASLIPLIDEDTTGIISGKTGNDILFSSKFKKEKLHIVTDDGSMGKKGFVATAMDGLDIESFDMVYVCGPEIMMFSVLNYLKGMKVNCQFSLERSMKCGIGLCDSCSINGFQVCRDGPVFSIEKLKSMDEFGRTKLTSSGKRVSV
- a CDS encoding dihydroorotate dehydrogenase, with the protein product MKLKPDIGIGAGNPFILASGILDANGYTIKRILENGAGAAVTKSIGSEERKGFDPPVIYSDGRSVINAIGLSNPGIENYGQEIKIATSSGKPVIGSIFGQTPEEFAMLAGKMQAYGASAVELNLSCPHVKGYGTEVGSDPELVSAIVSAVKSRINIPVYAKLSPNTSDMLEQAIAAGKADGYVLINTIKAMKIDINTGKAVLSNIYGGLSGKSIKPVGIRYVYEVKKETGKTIIGVGGINNFEDALEYIMAGASAVQIGSAISQAGIGIFANLTKELESYMEANSIDNIEELVGVAIE